The sequence CAAACAAGCGTAAAGACAAACCAACCTGTGGTGCGGCTAATCCAACACCATCCGAATAGTACATGGTTTCCCACATGTTCTCAATTATTTCATCAAGTTTTGGATGATCCTTTTCAATCGTTTTCGCTTTCTTCCTCAATAACGGGTCTCCATAAACTGTAACCGGATATTTCATTCGTCTTTATTTTAAATTTTTCTTGTCTGGCATTTGCATAAGACCGCTTTTTGATCCTCGTAAATCTTATACCTATTTTACGACAATAAATTTCGTTTTTGTTCTAAATAGTTTTGCAAAATTATGGTTGCGCTTATGGCATCAACTAATGCCTTATCTTGCCGTTTTTGCTTTTTCAGACCTCCATCAATCATGGTTTGAAAAGCTATTTTTGATGTAAAACGTTCATCGAAAATTTCCAGCTTAATATTTGGATATATTTGCTGAAATTTCTTCAAAAACGGATTGATATAACGAACAGACTCTGAAGCCTGATTGTTCATTTGCTTTGGGTATCCAACAACCACGGTTTCTACATCTTCCTTGTTAAAATAATCTTTAAGAAAATCCCAAATAGTATGTGTTGGAATGGTTGTTAAACGATTGGCAATAATCTGCCCCGGATCGGTAACAGCCAACCCTGTTCTTTTTCTTCCGTAATCAATTGATAATATCCGGGCCATAATTTTGTTTAAAGCAGCTGCAAAAGTAGAGAGAATTGCTCAGAAAAAAAAGTCGAAGAATCTGCGTTTAAAATGTGCTGTAACTTTCATGGGGTAAGAGTTTTGTGATTTTGGCACAGGCTTTGCATTTAATGAGGTAGATATCGATTTTTATTTTGGCGCCAACAGAGCAAAGCAAACAAAATGTTGAATTTTTAAAGTCTATTGTCATGAAAGCAACAACAATTAAATTGTTTGCCACGATGATTACTCTGGCGGCAATTACAATGATAACAACAACTCCTGCAGAGGCACAGCGCAGATCTACACAGAGAGGCACTGAAAGCCGGGAAGCACCAAAAAGAAGCAATAAACAGGCGGTAAAAACTAAAAGTGCTTCAAAAACTTACCGACAACCTGCTTCAAAACGATCATCAGAACGAGCAAGTTCAGTTCGGTCGAACAATACAAAACGAAACAATACAAGTGTCCGTTCGGGTAACAGAGCTTACAGTAGTTCTGGTCCTACCAATCGAGAAGTAAAGCGCAAAAGTGTTCCGAACAAAACATACGAGAATCAAAGACGTGCAAGTACTTCATCGGCGCAACGTTCCAGTCAAAAACAAAGTGCCGGCCGCATAAGCACCAGCCGGGGAAATGAACGAAAACCTGCAAAAACATATGCAAGTACAAAAAGTTCTAAACAACCTGTAAGAACAGAGAGAAGGACTACCGGAACAAATTCACGCAATACAAATCGATTTTACAATGTCGATAAAAACGATAAACGTTTCAAACCCAATAAAGATTATCGAGGAAACAACAGGCAATGGAGCAGTAGTAATCGTTCCAGGGAGATGAACTATAATCATCGCGATAAAAATTACTATGCCAATTACAATTATCGTAACAATCGCCACTGGGACAAAAACTGGGAGCGTTACCGCTGGAATTATAATAGCTGGCGCGATTATTATGGAGGCTACAATCCATACTCATACCGTTATCATAAGCACTATTACTTCCATAATCACTATGGTCACGTAATCCGTAATTTTGTCTACCGTCCAACAGTTTTCGTTCATAATCATTATAAATACTATTGTTACGACGGGCATTTTTTTAGATACCAAAGAGGTATCGGTTATGTATTGGTTAATATGCCTTTTGGTTTCTCTTTCGAATATTTGCCTTATGGCTATGAGCGTGTTTATGTAAACGGTTACTTATATTTCAGAATTGGAAACCTGTTCTTTGAATCGTCAGCATACGGTTTTCGTTTAGTGCATTATCCTGATAGGTATTATGCTTTCAACGATGACTATTATAATAATGGTTATGTTTTTCAAGACGATTACTATTATGAGCCTTATTAAGGGGGCTAAACCCAAGTTTTATACTGTTTCTTAACAGCACTGCCCGTTAATATAATTTTAACGGGTAGTTTTTTTATTAAACGTTATAAATCCCTCTTCTTAAATGCACAGATAAAAGCAGAATATGTTTTTGAAACACTTTTTTACTCAAACATTTTGTTTATTTTTAATCATCCAAATACAAGGAATATGAGTAATAAACTTAAAAGAGATCAGCTCCCAGCTAAAAAGGCTAAAAATTGGAGTAAAAACTTCCAGGAAGAAAAAGCGAAAACATTTAACTTAAAACTTACACCTATTATTCTTCAAAAGGAAACCTATAAATTACTTATCGGAGAGAATGAAAACCGGGTACGTGTTTATTTAGGGCTGGAGGATAAAAAAGAGGATGGAAAATATGTGCTTTGTGCATATGCTGTTTCATCTTTTCTTTTGGGTAGTGGGGATGTTTATGCCGATTATGAAACACCTGTTTATAAATTGAAGGCAGAGAACGAAGATTTTTCAGATAATACGGAAGCAGTTATTGAAAGTATTCGCCGATATCGAAAATGGCGATCTGGAGAGATAGATGCAGAGGTTGAAGGAGCTGCTTTTCGTCAATATATTTATCCGAATGCTTATTTGCTGACTAAATTCGAACTACACGAATTATTCAATTCTCAGAATCATAGCCAGATAAAGATTGAATTTGGGATAAAAAAGACTATGGATGTGATGATAAGTGCTGTAGCCGATCAACGGCTAAAATCGACAGAAGATAGTGGTGGGGAAGAGGATCTGGAACAATTCAATAATTCAGGGCTTTGTCCACCGTATTGCGACGAGCGAAGTATTTATAATTCATAACCGCTAAGTTTTGAGCTATATAATGATTAATTGGGTGCCAATTTTGGTGCCTTTCTTTGTTGGTATTTACCGATTTCGACAATTCGATATTAATTTACGTTTGGTTTTTTACTATGTCGTATTTGGGACAATTACGGAAATTGTAACACGAATAATTATTTATTATGAGCTAATTACTTATGCGGGGCAAACAAACACTTTGCCGATAACGCATTTGTACCAATTAGGAGAGTTTTTTATTCTCGGTATCTTTTATTCCCATGCCTTAAAAGATGTTCTCAATAAGCGATTTATATTAGTTTTGATTGTATTGTTTGAAGTCTATTGTTTGATTAATACGTTGTTGTTAAAATCAATTTTTGAGTATCCGGCAGTTCCTCAGTCCTTAAGTAAAATATTTCTTGTTGGGTTTTCTATATTGTTCTTTTATAAGGTGATGATAGACGTCAGAATCCCAAACTTATGGAAGGAGCCTTTGATTTATATTAATCTTGCTATTCTGATGTATTATTCCGGCAACCTGTTTTACTCACTATTGTTCAACCTTATTCTTGATTATTCAAAAGAGTTTTCAAAAATAACAATTCAGTATTTTGGCGTTCTGATGGTGCTGTTTTATATACTAATCGCTATAGGCTTTGGGAAGGCAAGAGAGGAGAAAAGTATTGTTCAT comes from uncultured Draconibacterium sp. and encodes:
- the ruvX gene encoding Holliday junction resolvase RuvX, with translation MARILSIDYGRKRTGLAVTDPGQIIANRLTTIPTHTIWDFLKDYFNKEDVETVVVGYPKQMNNQASESVRYINPFLKKFQQIYPNIKLEIFDERFTSKIAFQTMIDGGLKKQKRQDKALVDAISATIILQNYLEQKRNLLS